A part of Fundulus heteroclitus isolate FHET01 chromosome 23, MU-UCD_Fhet_4.1, whole genome shotgun sequence genomic DNA contains:
- the LOC105936668 gene encoding melanin-concentrating hormone receptor 2, whose translation MNDTDINCKDNTSSNFSNQSCLTATAAPYSPIDITTFMHIFPSIYGILCCVGVIANALVIYAVAACKKKMVSDIYVLNLAIADMLFLLVMPFNIHQLVRDRQWVFGNFMCKAVVVVDVSNQFTTVGIVTVLCIDRYIAIVHPSSERRTVQWTIIINILVWLGSFLLTVPVMIYAKVDRRQHLEVCMMYLDGPEDMYWYTLYQSILGFIIPLIIISTFYSLTLYHVFSSIRRVKRKQSVWAKRATKMVLMVIALFLICWSPYHVIQVINLSNNRPTIAFVYAYNISICLSYSHSCINPLMLLIFAQNYRERLCRRSALHSSQHSSKVTQVKTDGSSTANDPNYRITVI comes from the exons ATGAATGACACGGACATAAACTGCAAAGACAACACATCATCCAACTTCAGCAATCAGTCATGTCTAACTGCAACCGCCGCGCCTTACAGCCCCATCGACATCACCACCTTCATGCACATTTTCCCCTCCATCTACGGGATCCTGTGCTGCGTCGGAGTCATCGCCAACGCGCTGGTCATCTACGCGGTGGCCGCGTGCAAGAAGAAGATGGTGTCGGACATCTACGTGCTGAACCTGGCCATAGCTGACATGCTCTTCCTGCTGGTGATGCCCTTCAACATCCACCAGCTGGTCAGGGACAGGCAGTGGGTCTTCGGAAACTTTATGTGCAaggcggtggtggtggtggatgTCAGCAACCAGTTCACCACCGTGGGGATAGTTACTGTGCTGTGCATCGACCG GTACATCGCCATTGTGCATCCCAGCTCAGAGAGGAGGACCGTGCAGTGGACCATCATAATCAACATACTGGTGTGGCTGGGCAGCTTCCTCCTTACCGTGCCCGTCATGATCTACGCCAAGGTGGACCGCAGGCAGCACCTGGAGGTGTGCATGATGTACCTGGACGGGCCCGAGGACATGTACTGGTACACTCTGTACCAGTCCATCCTGGGCTTCATCATTCcgctcatcatcatcagcaccTTCTACTCGCTCACCCTCTATCACGTGTTCAGCTCCATCCGCCGGGTCAAGCGCAAGCAGTCGGTGTGGGCCAAGAGGGCCACCAAGATGGTGCTGATGGTCATCGCCTTGTTCCTGATCTGCTGGTCGCCCTACCACGTCATCCAGGTGATCAACCTGAGCAACAACCGGCCCACCATCGCCTTCGTCTACGCGTACAACATCAGCATTTGCCTCAGCTACTCGCACAGCTGCATCAACCCGCTCATGCTGCTGATCTTCGCCCAGAATTACCGCGAGCGCCTGTGCCGTCGGAGCGCGCTGCACAGCTCGCAGCACTCATCCAAGGTCACCCAGGTCAAAACCGACGGCTCCAGCACGGCAAACGACCCCAACTACCGCATCACCGTCATTTAG